One Hippoglossus stenolepis isolate QCI-W04-F060 chromosome 22, HSTE1.2, whole genome shotgun sequence DNA segment encodes these proteins:
- the ing3 gene encoding inhibitor of growth protein 3 has product MLYLEDYLEMIEQLPMDLRDRFTEMREMDLQVQNATDQLEQKVIEFFVNAKKNKPEWREEQMEVIKKDYYKALEDADEKVQLANQIYDLVDRHLRKLDQELAKFKMELEADNAGITEILERRSLEMDSPSQPVNNHHVHSHTTTEKRKYSAPTHHTTEHVPEKKFKSEALLSTLTSDASKENTPGCRTNSTSASTNNVYSVNSSQPPASYNLSSLPAGPGAGAGAITMAAAQAVQATAQMKEGRRTSSLKASYEAIKNNDFQLGREFSLSRDNTGYSSSALASTLTQTLTPTTATDSRGRKSKSSIKSSNHQSSSSSSSSSLSSCSSSSALAQELSQQASALPEAEANSQVDWTYDPNEPRYCICNQVSYGEMVGCDNTDCPIEWFHYGCVGLTEAPKGKWYCPQCTAAMKRRGSRHK; this is encoded by the exons TGATCGAGCAGCTTCCCATGGACCTTCGCGACAGGTTCACGGAAATGAGGGAGATGGACCTGCAGGTTCAGA ACGCCACTGATCAGCTGGAGCAGAAAGTGATCGAGTTCTTTGTCAACGCAAAGAAGAACAAACCTGAGTGGAGAGAAGAACAGATGGAGGTTATTAAAAAG GATTATTACAAAGCTCTGGAAGACGCAGATGAAAAAGttcagctggccaatcagatttaTGATCTG GTGGACCGTCATCTGCGGAAACTGGACCAGGAACTGGCCAAGTTCAAGATGGAGCTGGAGGCAGACAACGCCGGCATCACCGAGATCCTGGAGAGAC ggTCGTTAGAGATGGACAGTCCGTCTCAACCAGTCAACAACCATCACGTCCACTCTCACACCACCACTGAGA agaggaagtACAGCGCTCCGACTCATCACACGACAGAGCACGTTCCAGAGAAGAAGTTTAAATCTGAAGCTCTGCTGTCGACTCTCACGTCAGACGCTTCAAAAGAAAACACGCCAG gctgtCGCACCAACAGCACGTCCGCGTCCACCAACAACGTGTACAGTGTGAACTCGTCTCAGCCTCCGGCCTCTTACAACCTGAGCTCTCTACCTGCGGGGCCGGGGGCCGGAGCCGGGGCCATCACCATGGCAGCTGCTCAGGCTGTTCAGGCAACAGCACAG ATGAAGGAGGGCAGGAGGACGTCCAGTCTCAAAGCAAGTTACGAAGCCATCAAGAACAACGACTTCCAGCTCGGCAGAGAGTTCTCTCTGTCCCGGGACAACACTGGttactcctcctctgctctggcCTCCACCCTCACCCAGACCCTCACCCCCACCACTGCCACCGACTCCAGGGGGCGCAAGTCCAA AAGCAGCATCAAGTCTTCTAATCATCAGTCGTCTtcgtcgtcctcctcttcctctctgtcatcGTGCTCGTCATCATCAGCGTTGGCCCAGGAGCTTTCCCAGCAGGCCTCAGCGCTGCCTGAGGCTGAAGCCAACAGTCAGGTGGACTGGACCTACGACCCCAACGAGCCCCGATACTGCATCTGTaaccag GTTTCTTATGGAGAAATGGTCGGCTGCGATAACACAGAT TGTCCAATCGAGTGGTTCCACTACGGCTGCGTCGGACTGACGGAGGC